The segment AGGTCGTGAAAATTGACCATCAGGATACGACTGCAAGCCTTCTCGAGAAGATGGTTGCTCCCGGCTGCGAAGCGCTTGACGAGGCCATCGCGCAGCTTGAAGGCGGTTGCGAAAAAGACCTGACGCAGGACCATGCGCAGGCATCCGGTGCCCCCAAACTTAAGAAAGAAGAAGGCCGCATTGATTTCAACATGCCGGCAATCGTTATCCATAACCGCATCCGCGCTTTCAACCCTTGGCCGGGCGGATATGCGACCCTTTCGGGCCGTACGGTTTACCTGCGCAAGACGGACGTTGTCGGCGTAGGCGATTGCAAGGCTGCCCAGGGTGTTGCGAACCTTGCTCCGGGCTCTATTGAATTTAAGGAAAATCGTCTGTTTGTCGGTACCGGCGAAGGCTTGCTCGAAGTTGTAGAAATCCAGGCCGAAGGCAAAAAACCGATGCCTGTCGCCGACTTTATGCGCGGACTCCAGAAGCGCGAAGGACTTGCATTTTGCTGACGGAACGTGAAGAGGCATACCGCGTTCTTCTGCTTTGGCAGAAGGAAGGAACTTTCATCAAGGAAAGCGGTATTCCTCCGTTTGCGATGGAAGTGGCGCTTGGCGTGTGCCGCCGCCACTTGTACCTGCAGTATTTCATCAAGTCGCTCGTGAAGAAAATGCCCTCGGTGGAAGCCTGTACCATCCTGGAAATGGGGCTCTTCCAGATGTTCTTCATGGATGTGCCGGACTATGCCGCCATCGATTCCTGCGTGGAACTTGCGAAGTCTGCTAACCTGGGCGAAGGAACAGTGCGCCTTACGAATGCGGTGTTGCGTTCTGCACGTAGGGCCGGCATGCCTGAACTCCCGTCTCAGCGCGTGCGCCGCGTGAGTATCGAGAATTCTATTCCCGAATGGCTGGTGCGCCGCTGGTTCGACGTTTATGGTGGTGACCGAGCCGAAAGCATTGCGCGTTCTACCCTGGAACGCCCTGTGGAGTGGATTCGCGTGAACCTGCAGAAGACAAGCGCTCCCGTGCTAGCCGAAAAGAATGGCGTTACGGGCGCGAGCATCCTCTACGACCGCTTTATCGAAATTCCTCGCGACGTGGGAGTGAAGGTCTTGCTTGCCTTGCCGGAATTCTCGGCGGGGATGTTCTCGTTCCAGAATCCTTCTGCATACGATGTCGTGAAACTCCTGGATGCAAAGCCGGGAATGAAAGTGTGGGATGCCTGTGCAGCGCCCGGCGGGAAGACTGCGCTGCTTGCGGAAATGGACCCGACGCTTGATATCCATGCGAGCGATTCGTCGGAATTCCGCCTTGAGAAAATGCAGGACTTGATAAGCCGCCTTGGGCTTACGAATGTGAAACTTTCTCACATTGACGTATTGAATGCGGCGGACACTGTTGTTGAAGAAACCTTCGATAGAATACTCCTCGACGTTCCCTGCAGCAACATGGGCGTGATTGCGCGTAGGCCCGAATCGGTTTACCGCCTGACGCCCGAATCGATTGCGGAACTTTCGAAACTGCAGTACGAAATTCTCGAACGCGCAGCCGAAAAACTCAAGCCCGAAGGTCGCTTGGTTTATGCCACGTGCAGCCCGGACCCGGCAGAAACGACGCAGGTCATTAACAGGTTTGTCAAGGCTCATCCTGAATTTGTGAAGGTCGGGGACCCGATGCTGCCCGGTAGCAGGGATGCCCGCCTGGATGGATTTTTTGCACAGGCACTGGAGCGAAAAAAATCATGAAACTGACAAGAACATTTTTTGCCGCGCTGTTGCTTGCCGCGGTAGCGTGGGCGCAAGAAGCCGCGCCGGTGGATACGCTCGTGTACGCTTTCCACAAGGGCTACATCTCCATCGAGGGCGGCGAGATGTATCCGTTTGGTGACCTTCAGGATGCCGTGGAAAACGCCTTCTATGGTGGAGTCGGTTTCCGTTACAGTTACTGGCCCGACTTTGATGGTTTCGTGCATTTCAACTACGCTTACGTGAAGGTGCGTGCCGACGGTATTCCGTTCCCGGGCGTTCACCAGTTCGTGGGCAGGTTGGGGCTGGATTGGCACTGGAAATTGTTGCGACCGCTGGCGATTGGAGCTGGCTTTACCTGTAACTGGACTCGCGCCGACTACGATGGCGATGAAAACTACTTTACCGGTCGTGGGGGAATGCTTGTCGACAATGAGACTGAATTCGGGTGGTTTGCCCGCATCAACATGCCGTTCCTGTATTTCAAGGAATTTACTGCGGGTCTGAATGCCTTGTGGGAACAACTTTGGACCTTGCCGGAGCGTTCTAACATGTTGACTATCGGCTTCTATATCGAAAGGAGGATCTGGTAATGAGGAATTCTCTTTTCTGCATGGCTTTTTTGGCGATAGTTCCTTTCTGCGGAATTACTCATGCTGCAATCGATGCCGAAATGGAAGGTATGGAGGCGGTTAGTCGTGATGATGGAACTTTCCTTGTCGGTGGGCCTACTTACCAGTTTGACCGCATTCTCGGTGCGGGCGGTATTCATAGTGAAAGCGAACTCTGGACGCCACAAAAACTGAGACACCGTCTGCTATTCAACCGCATGTCCGTCTTACCGTCGTGGAACCCCTACGAGCCATCGGTATGGGTAAAGACTGGTAACGAACTCGGTGACATGATATATCAGGATGTGATAACCGAGAATGATAGACCTACGAATCGCACGCCGATTCTGGAAGGTGGCTTCAGGACTCCATCCTACAAGGGTTTCTGGGCAACGGCCCGTGGATTCCAAGATGACCATTATTCATCCCGCACTGCGAGTTACCGCAAGAAGATGGTCTCGGACGAGTTTTCCCTTTTTGGTGAAAATTATCCGATGTTCAGTTCGGGTTATGCGGGCCTCGGCTATACGAATGACTTTATAAACGCATCGCTACTTGTGGGCGAGGAATACCTCTGGGAATACACGGAATCTTCCCGCTGGATTCCTGTGTTCATGAAGCCGCGAATAGAAGCGCGTGCCGACTTCTTGAATTTTGAAATTACCGCAGCATTTGAAGATGCGGAATACCAGAATGCGAAGAGAAAGGAATCCGGCGAACGCAAGGAAGTGAATGGCTCTGTGCTTTACAAGTGCGGGGAGGCCTGCCAGAAGGGCGTGTTCCAGATTTCTGCGGGGCTAGCTTTCCGTGTTGTCGATGACGAGGGTACGGTTTATACCGGGCTCAACGACGACCATGTGTTCTGGCCGTTTATGCAGTTGCGGGTTGCTCCGCTGCGCTGGCTCAAGGCCGACGTCATGTTCGGCATGAATGACGTGGACTGGCTCGTGCAGGATAGCATCGAAATGTCGCTTCCGGTGGAGGTGAAGAATCTCGGTGTGACGCTTGGCGTTAAGAATATTTCGGGTACGCGCCTGAATCCGCTCGCCGATGACAAGGAATTCTTCGACATGGGTGATGTGGAGAGTGTGATTGAACTCTCGCCAGGCGGTGCGATGACTCTGCTTGAAGGGTATCTCGCCTTTGCCGATACAATCGCATCTGTGTCGCTTGGTGGCAGGGCTTCATTCTGGGCGGAACGCGGAGCGGAGACGTTTGATGTGGACGGCTATGTGGAAGATGGCGGGTACGAGTTCCGCTATGGCGATGTCTCTCGAATCAATTCGTGGATAAAGGGCATAACGGGTGAACTCTGGCTCGATGCCTGGCTTGGTGAAATGTTCAAGTTCCGCGCCCTGGCCGGTTTCGAGAGAATTGACGGCGACGATAGGCGATTCGAGGTGACGCCATCGGAGTTCTTCGTCGCATTTACGGGAGACTGGCTTATCCGCAAGTCCTTCCGCGTATCGCATTCTCTGCGCTACAGGAGCGATGCCCAGTGGAACCTGCGCAGCAGTGATCCACTTATCGTGAAGGGTGACTGGTACTGGGATGCCACTTTTGAGCAGATGTTCCCCAAGTATGGTCTTTCTCTTGCCGGGTCATTAATTCACGTGTTGGCAGACGAAGTCGTTCAGGTTCCCGGGGCGGATTACGATAGGATTCGCTTTGTCTGCACGGTGCGGAAAAAATTCTAGTTTGTAAGTAAAAATTATCCTTTAAACGCCCAAATTGGCCTTGACAGAAAAAAAAGTTTGCTATATTATCCCCTGTTCCTGAAAAGGAACAGGTTTTTTGGACCGTTGGTGAATAAAGGAGTTTTTACGTGAATCATCTGATTCCTCGAATGCTGATGCATCTGGCCTGCTGTTGTGCCATTGTAATTTTGGTTTGTTCTTTTTTTTCGACCTAATCTAGTGCCAGTTTCAATGCCTTGAGGCTGAAACTGTTGGCGAAAACATCTCTTGCGACATACTTGGAAACCCATGTAAAGCGGCTCTTTGTCGCTTTGTATTTGAGTTTGATGTGCAGGACTCTGCATTCGATTTTATGGACGGTAATCCCATGCCGGAAAACTCCACAATCTTTTACGGAGGCGACTCTGTCGCTGTCGATATAGCGTTCGGCCTGCAGGGGAATGCCGGCGGTCGCATTTTTTTGCGTCTCGAAATGGGGTAGGGCGAGTTGTCCGCTGAGGAATGCCTGGCCAGCGGAGACGGCAAGGATCTTGCCGTCGGCGCTTTCGATAACAAGCGCCGTGCCGTGCCACTCCTTTTGTATGCGTTTCTTTTTGGGAGGGAATTCTTCTGCACGCCCTTCGCGATATGCGCGGCATCCGCTGGCCAGCGGGCAGGCCTTGCATTCAGGAACCTTTGACTTGCAGATGGTGCGCCCGAGTTCCATCAGGGCCTCGTTGTGCATGTAGGCTTTCGGGCTATCCGCAACCATGCGGGCATATTCCCAGTAAGTTTCCGCAGCTTTACCGACGGGTAAAAAGTCGAGGGCGTAGAACCTCGAAAAGATGCGTACCAGGTTCCCGTCCAGAATCGCTTCTCTCTTGTGTAATGCGAGGCTGAGGATTGCTCCTGCGGTATATGCGCCTATTCCCGGTAACGATTCGAGTTCCTTGCGGGTTTGCGGGAATTTCCCTCCGGCCTTGGCGACAATTCTCCCCGTCTTCAATATGTTCCGTGCACGGCTGTAGTAGCCAAGCCCCTGCCAGTATCGGAATACTTCTTCTTCGCTTGCCTTTGCTAGCGTCTCTATGTCAGGAAAACGTTCCATCCAGCGGACAAAATAATCCTTTACGGTCGAGACCTGTGTCTGCTGGAGCATTGTCTCGCTGATCCACACTGCATACGGGTCACGCTTCGCGTCGATGTCCGTTGGCCTCCATGGGAGGTTCGCTGCGTTCTCCTTGAACCAGTCGCGTAGATGCTTCAGGATTTTTTCGTCCATATTGATGTTGGGAAAGAACGATTGTTAAAACCTGTAGTATTTTCGCTTTAACTTACGGAAGAAATCGAACTGAGCCTTGGTGGAGGATTCCATCGTGTATTTGAGGGAGCGCTCGTGGGCGGTCTCTCGCATTTCCTGATAGGTTTCCGGTTCTTCGAGATATATGCGGCGGCATTCTTCGAGTGCTTCGAGCCAGGCGGTTTCGTCAATGGGGAGAATGCGGCCTGCGGCATTGTCCATCACGATGTCATGCGGACCGCCGTAATTGCTCACCAGGGCGGGCGTGCCTGTCGCCATCGCTTCGACTACGACATTCCCGAAGGTGTCGGTGACGCTTGGGAACAGGAAGAAGTCCGAATCGGCGTAAAGGCTCGCGAGCGCTTCGCCGCCCTGCTCACCTGCGAAGTGCACGCTGTTATCGCCTTCGTAGAATTTCTTGATTTCTTCGAGGTACCAGCCGTACCCTACGTACATGAGTTCCACGTCGTCGTGCAATGCGGCGAACTTCTTCCACACGCCGTTCAGGAACTCCAGGTTCTTTTCTTTCGAGATACGGCCGATAAACGAGAAACGAACCTTGCGTGCAGACCCTGTCTGTATGGCGCTGGACGGAGATCCGTTAAATTTTTCCCACATGCCCTTGCCACGTAGGTCAGGGGAGAACTTCTCGAGCGGGAGGCCGCGCGGCAGTATCTGTACTTGACTTGCAGGGACTTTTAGTTGCGAGGTGAGAATTTCTGCGTAATCCTTGCAGGGACTTACGACGGGCTTGGTCATACCGTAGAAAATCTTCATGAGCCAAAGCACGAAGTAGTACATCCACTTTGCCTTCACGAGCGTGCGTGTATAGGTGGGCACGTCGGTACGGTAGTGGCTAAAGACCTTGATGCCTGCGACCTTCGCGCAGAAACATACGAGCCAGGCTCCGGGGCTTGGTGTCTCAAGTTCGATTAGGTCGACTGGGTAGCGCTTGAGCAACCGGAGTACGGGGCCAACACGTGGGATGGCGAGTTCGCTGTTCGCGTATCCAAGTTGTTCCATGCTGAAAAGGCGCGGAAGCAGAATGCAATAGCTGCTCTCGACGACACCGCAGGGGCGCGTGTTGAAGGCGCTTCCTGCAAGGAAAGCCTTCATGTTGTGGGAGCGCATGTAGGGAATCACGTTCCTCAGGTTGTTGGCAATCCCGTTTGTCTCGTCCAGGTTGTCGGAATAGAATAGGATGCGGACATCGTCGGCGGGACGTTTGCTGCGTTCCTGCTTTAAGTAACTGCGCAGTTTTAGAAGCGTGGGAATGTTCACGAGAAGCGCCCCGAATACGATTGGCGGAATCATGCCGGTTCGTAGGTTTCCGGGAGGCTGGTGCTTGAAACTGAACATCTTCCTAAAGGTGCTCGTGACGGTGCGTCCGAAAATGTGGGGGCGCGTATCGAGGGTGTCCGTAGCCTTGAGTTTCGAAGAAGTCCGCTTTTTGTTATCCATGATGGCGAAATTTACGAAGTTTTCGTGTACTTTGTCAAATGCCGTAGGCTTCTTTCTTGAGTTTTCGGAAGTATTCGAATTGCGCTTTTGATGCGTTTTCCAGGGTGTAGGTGCGGCTCTTCTCGTAAACGCGCTCGCTCATGGCGCTGTAATCCTTGGGGTGGTTCTTCTTGAGCTCGTAGCACTTCTCAAGAGTATTGACCCAGGCGTCTTCGTCCATGGGGCAAATGAATCCGTGTGCCTCGTCGGAGACGATGCTCTTGGGTCCGCCAAAATCGCTGACAACGGCAGGGGTGCCGCTCGCCATGGCTTCGACGACCACGTTGCCGAAGGTGTCCGTCGTGCTCGGGAAAACGAAAAAGTCCGCATCGGCATAGAGGCCCGCGAGAGTCTCGCCGCCCTGCTCACCGGAGAAGAGAACTTCGGGATGGTCTCGGTAGATTTCCTTGAGCTCATCGAGGTACCAACCGTATCCGACGAACAAAAGCTGTACGTCGTTATGCCTTGCGGCAAACTTCATCCATACGTTGTTCAGGAAAGGAATGTTCTTTTCTTTGGAAATGCGCCCGCAGAACATGAACTTTACGGTCTTTTTTTTACCGAATTTTTCCCAGGTGCCCTTGTTCGCATTCGATGGATCGAACTGATCGAGCGGAATCCCACGCGGAAGCATTACAATCTGGTTGCGCGGGACTAGGAGCTGCTTGTTCAAAATCTCGACATAGTCGTGACAGGGGCTGATGACGGGTCTTGCCATCTTGTAAAAGATTCTCATGAGCCACAGCACGTACACATGCATCCACTTGGCCTTCACGAGTGTCTTGGTGTAGGTGGGTACGTCGGTGCGGTAGTGGCTGAGAACCTTTACTCCGGCAACGAAAGCACAGAGCCGTACGAGCCAGGCGCCTGGGCTTGGGGTCTCGAGTTCGATAATGTCGACAGGGTATCGCTTTAGCAGGCGCAGTACCGGCCCGATGCGCATGATGTCGAGTTCGCTATTCGCATACCCGAGTAGTTCCATGCTAAAAAAACGCGGCAAGAGAAAGCAGTACCCGTTCTCGACGACACCGCAGGGGCGCGTGTTGAAGGCTATACCGGCAAGTCCGGCTTCCATGCCGTGTGAGCGCATGTAGGGAATGATATGGCGTAGGTTATTCGCAATGCCGTTTGTCTCGTCGAGCAGGTCGCTGTAGAATAGCACCCGTACCTTGTCGGGGTCGCGTTCCTTTCGCTCCTTGTTCATGGCGAAGCGGAGCTTTATGAGTCCTGGAATGTTTAAAAGCCAGATGCCGAAAATGATAGGCGGAATCCAGCAGGTACGGATATTTCCGGGAGGCTTGTGCTTCATGGCCCAGTACTTGCGGAACGTACTGGTGACATGCCTGCCATAGATGGGTGTACGTTTGTCAAGAATGTCGGTCAGTCTAACCCTTGTTGAACTTGACGCAGTCGTCATACTTCACTCCTTTCCCACCGAAAAGGTCAAGTGCCGATCCGATGGTGAGGTCAACTTTTCCGCCCGAAATATCTTTGACGTGTTTTAGGTCTTCTAGTGTTTTTGCACCGCCTGCGTAGGTGGCGGGAATAGGGCTGTGGGCGGCAAGGAACCGTATTAGGTCATCGTCCATTCCTTGCTGCTTGCCTTCGACATCGGCTGCGTGTACCAGGAACTCGTCGCAGTAGCGGGCAAGTTTGGTAAGCGTCTCTTCTGTAATCTCGACGTCGATAAGCGTCTGCCAGCGGTTTATCGCGATATTCCAGTGGGGTACTTCGCCTGGTGCGGAGGTGCGCTTGCAGCTGAGGTCCAGAACCAGGTGTTCCTTGCCGACAACTTCTACAAGGCGTTCCAGGCGGCTGATGTCGAATTTACCTTCGGGGAAAATCCAACTCGTGACAATCACGTGGCTTGCGCCGGCGTCGATGTATTCCTTCGCATTGTCCGCGGTGATTCCTCCACCCACTTGGAGCCCGCCTGGGTATGCCGAAAGTGCGGCCTTTGCCGCATCGACATTTCCCTTGCCGAGCATTATTACGTGCCCGCCCTTGATGTTGTCTTTCTTGTAGAGTTCTGCGAACCACGCAGGGGAACGATCCGTCTCGAAGTTGGTCTTGAGGCCCACACCGCTATCGTTTAGGGAACTTCCGACAATCTGCTTGACTTTGCCGTCGTGCAAGTCTATACAAGGGCGAAACTTGGTCATCAGTCCTTAACTCCCGTAACGGTCCAGTCGAGTTTTTTGCCGTGACTTGCATCGCTACGCCCGCGGTAGAACATGACCTCTCCGCCGGCGGCAATCTTCATGGCTTTCTTTGCGAACCATCCGTCAATCTTGTCCAAAAGCGATGCCTTCTGGTAGGTTTTGCCTACGGGGAACGAGAGTGCGGGGGAACCGTCCTTCCATTCAATGGAGAGTTCCTTTTTCGGGAATTTCTTGCCGCTGTATTTTTCGCCGTCTTCCTTGATGCTTGCTGGGAGTACAACCTTGGAGCCTTCGCCTCCGTTGTAAAGCACGTACCCGAGCAATCCGCCTTTAGGCGTAATGGAAATCCTGCCGGCATAGAGGGGCGAGCGGGCGTTCGTGCTAAAGTTGAGCGAACGGAGGGCGATTTCGGTCGGCTGTACCGTTTGCCATGTCTGGTCCATGTAGGCGTAGCCCTTCACGGAGATGGTGTCTTCATTGTAGCCGATGCGGCCAGAGACGCGCCCGTAGGGAATGTGGATATACTGCGCGAATTTTTCGCTGCCGACTTTCCACACGCCGTCACCTAGGACCTTGCCCTGCTCGGCGCTTTCGAACGTAAGGTCAAGGAAGAATTTGCCTTCCTTGTCGGCGGTAAACAGCACACGGTGGCCCTTGCCGGGCTTGTTTTCCATCATGTATTCGCCCTTGATGTCGATGGTCGACTTTTCCTTGAGGGCCTTGAGGCGTTCTGGTGGATACTGGCGGCCTACGGTATGGGTCTTGCCCTTGAAATTCCAGAGTGTCATGTCGCAGCCGATTTTTCGGCCGGAACCGGGAACATTAAGCGTGGAATAGTTGATAAAAGCGCGTGTGCCGTTGTCGAATACGAACTGGTAACTCCAGTTTTCGTTGAAATCCTTGGCATTCGAACTGTGTGGCATAAAATCGCTTGCGGTGAGGTTGCGTGCAGAGCCTGCAGGGGCTGTAACATCGCTTGCCCAGGCACTTGCGACGAGACTCACGGCGATTGCCATAATAATCATGTTTACGTTGTTTCGCATTACTATAAAAATAGAAATTTAGGTGAAAAAAGACGCCCTTTTATCGGGGCGTCTGTCGTTATGTCGGAATCTTTGAGCGTGTTTACAGTGGCAGGTCCTTGCCCATGCCGTTCTTGAGTTCGGTGCGGCGGCGTACCACCATCTCGTTGAATAGGTCGGTGAGGCTGTCTTCGATGCTAATCATGGGCTTCCAGCCGAGAGCATTGATCTTGGTTGGGTCGCCAACAAGCAGGGGAATGTCGTTGATGCGCTCGTATGCAGGGTCGAACCTGAAATCTACGCTGACACCGGCGATATCTACGAGCATATCTACGAGTTCGCGGAATGTATAGGCCTTCCCGCTGCAAATATTATACACCTGGCCCGATTCCGATGTCTTGAGAATCTGTATCATCGCCCGGGCCACGTCGCGCACGTCAACCACGTCACGGCTGATGTCGAGGCTTCCAGAATAGATGACGGGTTCGGTGTGATAATACTTGATTTTCACCAGCTGGTAGGTGATAGAAGGGATGGCGAAACGCCTGCTGTGGTGTGGACCCGTAAAATGGAACGGTCTCACGGCCACGATGTGCATGTCGTTGGCATTGCGGAACTGGTTCCCGAGAATTTCCATGCATGCCTTCGATGTCGCGTAGGGCGTGAGCGGGTTCGGAAGGTCGGTTTCCTTGTGTAGGTAGGTGAGGTGCTGCTCCGTGCGACCGTAGATTTCGCTCGAACTCAGGAGCATCACTTTAGCCCTTGGCGCCACCTGGCGGACAGCTTCGAGGAGGGTCTGTGTGCCGAGCAGGTTGATATTCAGCGTTTCGTATGGCTTCTTGTAGCTGAGCCCCACCGAGGACTGGCTTGCAAGATGGAATACGTGCGTGGGTTGCACCTTCTGCATCATTTCAAGGACTT is part of the Fibrobacter sp. UWR2 genome and harbors:
- the fmt gene encoding methionyl-tRNA formyltransferase, giving the protein MKVVFMGTPEFAACFLKHLKESDGIDVVGVVTQPDRPAGRGRVLTPPPVKQLALEYGLPVLQPLDLKAPEFEADLRAFGADLFVVVAYSILPKNILAVTKFGAVNVHGSMLPKYRGAAPVQRAIADGLPETGVTVFRLDEKMDHGPILSQKVVKIDHQDTTASLLEKMVAPGCEALDEAIAQLEGGCEKDLTQDHAQASGAPKLKKEEGRIDFNMPAIVIHNRIRAFNPWPGGYATLSGRTVYLRKTDVVGVGDCKAAQGVANLAPGSIEFKENRLFVGTGEGLLEVVEIQAEGKKPMPVADFMRGLQKREGLAFC
- a CDS encoding transcription antitermination factor NusB, with protein sequence MLTEREEAYRVLLLWQKEGTFIKESGIPPFAMEVALGVCRRHLYLQYFIKSLVKKMPSVEACTILEMGLFQMFFMDVPDYAAIDSCVELAKSANLGEGTVRLTNAVLRSARRAGMPELPSQRVRRVSIENSIPEWLVRRWFDVYGGDRAESIARSTLERPVEWIRVNLQKTSAPVLAEKNGVTGASILYDRFIEIPRDVGVKVLLALPEFSAGMFSFQNPSAYDVVKLLDAKPGMKVWDACAAPGGKTALLAEMDPTLDIHASDSSEFRLEKMQDLISRLGLTNVKLSHIDVLNAADTVVEETFDRILLDVPCSNMGVIARRPESVYRLTPESIAELSKLQYEILERAAEKLKPEGRLVYATCSPDPAETTQVINRFVKAHPEFVKVGDPMLPGSRDARLDGFFAQALERKKS
- a CDS encoding A/G-specific adenine glycosylase — encoded protein: MDEKILKHLRDWFKENAANLPWRPTDIDAKRDPYAVWISETMLQQTQVSTVKDYFVRWMERFPDIETLAKASEEEVFRYWQGLGYYSRARNILKTGRIVAKAGGKFPQTRKELESLPGIGAYTAGAILSLALHKREAILDGNLVRIFSRFYALDFLPVGKAAETYWEYARMVADSPKAYMHNEALMELGRTICKSKVPECKACPLASGCRAYREGRAEEFPPKKKRIQKEWHGTALVIESADGKILAVSAGQAFLSGQLALPHFETQKNATAGIPLQAERYIDSDRVASVKDCGVFRHGITVHKIECRVLHIKLKYKATKSRFTWVSKYVARDVFANSFSLKALKLALD
- a CDS encoding glycosyltransferase → MDNKKRTSSKLKATDTLDTRPHIFGRTVTSTFRKMFSFKHQPPGNLRTGMIPPIVFGALLVNIPTLLKLRSYLKQERSKRPADDVRILFYSDNLDETNGIANNLRNVIPYMRSHNMKAFLAGSAFNTRPCGVVESSYCILLPRLFSMEQLGYANSELAIPRVGPVLRLLKRYPVDLIELETPSPGAWLVCFCAKVAGIKVFSHYRTDVPTYTRTLVKAKWMYYFVLWLMKIFYGMTKPVVSPCKDYAEILTSQLKVPASQVQILPRGLPLEKFSPDLRGKGMWEKFNGSPSSAIQTGSARKVRFSFIGRISKEKNLEFLNGVWKKFAALHDDVELMYVGYGWYLEEIKKFYEGDNSVHFAGEQGGEALASLYADSDFFLFPSVTDTFGNVVVEAMATGTPALVSNYGGPHDIVMDNAAGRILPIDETAWLEALEECRRIYLEEPETYQEMRETAHERSLKYTMESSTKAQFDFFRKLKRKYYRF
- a CDS encoding glycosyltransferase, with product MTTASSSTRVRLTDILDKRTPIYGRHVTSTFRKYWAMKHKPPGNIRTCWIPPIIFGIWLLNIPGLIKLRFAMNKERKERDPDKVRVLFYSDLLDETNGIANNLRHIIPYMRSHGMEAGLAGIAFNTRPCGVVENGYCFLLPRFFSMELLGYANSELDIMRIGPVLRLLKRYPVDIIELETPSPGAWLVRLCAFVAGVKVLSHYRTDVPTYTKTLVKAKWMHVYVLWLMRIFYKMARPVISPCHDYVEILNKQLLVPRNQIVMLPRGIPLDQFDPSNANKGTWEKFGKKKTVKFMFCGRISKEKNIPFLNNVWMKFAARHNDVQLLFVGYGWYLDELKEIYRDHPEVLFSGEQGGETLAGLYADADFFVFPSTTDTFGNVVVEAMASGTPAVVSDFGGPKSIVSDEAHGFICPMDEDAWVNTLEKCYELKKNHPKDYSAMSERVYEKSRTYTLENASKAQFEYFRKLKKEAYGI
- the hisA gene encoding phosphoribosylformimino-5-aminoimidazole carboxamide ribotide isomerase; protein product: MTKFRPCIDLHDGKVKQIVGSSLNDSGVGLKTNFETDRSPAWFAELYKKDNIKGGHVIMLGKGNVDAAKAALSAYPGGLQVGGGITADNAKEYIDAGASHVIVTSWIFPEGKFDISRLERLVEVVGKEHLVLDLSCKRTSAPGEVPHWNIAINRWQTLIDVEITEETLTKLARYCDEFLVHAADVEGKQQGMDDDLIRFLAAHSPIPATYAGGAKTLEDLKHVKDISGGKVDLTIGSALDLFGGKGVKYDDCVKFNKG
- a CDS encoding GDP-mannose 4,6-dehydratase translates to MSILVTGGTGGLGFHILSNLMGTEKDLYSFSDEQPQPWQKVEGVQYLTGDMLNFKEVLEMMQKVQPTHVFHLASQSSVGLSYKKPYETLNINLLGTQTLLEAVRQVAPRAKVMLLSSSEIYGRTEQHLTYLHKETDLPNPLTPYATSKACMEILGNQFRNANDMHIVAVRPFHFTGPHHSRRFAIPSITYQLVKIKYYHTEPVIYSGSLDISRDVVDVRDVARAMIQILKTSESGQVYNICSGKAYTFRELVDMLVDIAGVSVDFRFDPAYERINDIPLLVGDPTKINALGWKPMISIEDSLTDLFNEMVVRRRTELKNGMGKDLPL